One genomic segment of Gymnogyps californianus isolate 813 chromosome 8, ASM1813914v2, whole genome shotgun sequence includes these proteins:
- the ARHGAP29 gene encoding rho GTPase-activating protein 29 isoform X2 — protein MLRQNAGSNKRGLGLARLSTSNFFTISNSGNWGMGRSTKSSSLSSISSNSDCYDNPVVDPEYIMQLVNDVRKFADVLLYLKEAVLSEENQDGLHQVVHERLGELLRVLKAVINKHQTLNSVDILSAAGTVIAKVKAVNFKEVNEENKRELFSEIFSSIETLAFTFGNVVSDFLMGDVDNGSSLGLPVSRRSRSFENLSVESGGSLHERDDIQGHLRAEDVDSMLLRNDSGIESALSYAKAWSKYTKDVVAWVEKKLSLELECAKNVAKMAETAKAVVGHQDYMPFQSIFINAFQNDIENNQLWQQTAAALQSNKFVQPLLGRKNELDRQRKDIKELWQREQKKMQELEAALRKAKLLYTQRQDEYEKAKSCTARAEEEHLSSSGSFVKDFSKQLEKKRRLEEEALQKAEEANEHYKASMAEVEEKRNYLESFKSDVLTQLRELIYQCDLTLKAATVNLFQLQHAQVVSLPVNCQSLCESAKLYDPGQQYSEFVKSLPKEGVPIESGSFETQSSQVDGVFNKQSTNSVHMSHGNLSQCSGDFPTQMLDDAGSPIYHRSQKIGEKRSSSSTDIQAMRGPPPFRSWSVGNQSGGMCSDSESAGGSSESRSMDSPSASPGDFKRRLPRTPSTGTMSSADDLDEREPPSPSDCLNDLTSEAANSPGPFRNANMSKAAQTHKLRKLRAPSKCRECDSLVVFHGAECEECSLACHKKCLETLAIQCGHKKLHGRLHLFGVEFAQAAKNVPDGIPFIIKKCTSEIESRALNVKGIYRVNGAKSRVEKLCQAFENGKDLVELSELYAHDISNVLKLYLRQLPEPLILFRLYNEFIGLAKESQNINEELDAKQASPKSKKRQSICIELNRIIIKIKDLLKQLPVPNYNTLQYLVGHLHRVTEQSDENKMSASNLGIIFGPTLIRPRQTDATVSLSSLVDYPYQARVVELLITYYEKIFDVSLKPLLSTSQSEETAITVRVALSAEEREPQQQRKSFVAVKETILIAPSESRASETAALFLESNNSKNTKEQVDASVTECVSLPLTGTKPEGSGKNNSLTESSATSILDINIFAPKKPGDAVSPPSERDNEPFASLGEGSCKTNLLPAKPNRQITKVPLRVPRTKPATRPVSLPVDRILPPCVLNERNSRNAGAASPEKLGRSLTIEEVSEVKALPAVNTCCRLPCYDTQMLRKTWDKQYKQYDITARTAMIVTNVPQENRALESGTAGALSSSCSIGNNSANAVLSSKPYSVSVRSGRTPTEGNSPEANPLAAFRAPRTLQPPPGTFYKPPSSKSKQNEEGSCAKACAPTSASSVPHQDDTVKLARSSALPSGDTEQNANEQKTSSEDIHPTDLKPTYQRLRPKRIQELEHREAHFV, from the exons cgGTGAACTTTAAAGAAGTTAACgaagaaaacaagagagaactcttcagtgaaatattttcttccattgaaACATTGGCGTTCACCTTTGGAAACGT TGTTTCAGACTTCCTTATGGGAGATGTAGACAATGGCTCGTCACTGGGACTTCCTGTATCTCGGAGAAGTCGG TCTTTTGAGAATCTTTCTGTGGAGTCTGGGGGTTCACTGCATGAAAGGGATGATATTCAAG GACATCTTCGAGCAGAGGACGTTGATAGCATGCTCCTAAGAAATGACAGTGGAATTGAATCAGCTCTGTCCTATGCTAAAGCATGGTCAAAATATACCAAGGATGTAGTCGCATGGGTAGAAAAAAAGCTTAGCTTGG aattggAGTGTGCTAAAAACGTAGCAAAAATGGCTGAAACTGCTAAAGCTGTTGTTGGGCACCAG GATTATATGCCATTCCAATCAATATTCattaatgcttttcaaaatgataTTGAGAACAATCAACTTTGGCAAcaaacagctgctgctctccagtcTAACAAATTTGTGCAG CCTCTTCTcggaaggaaaaatgaattggATAGACAAAGGAAAGATATCAAGGAGCTTTGGCAGcgagaacagaaaaaaatg CAAGAGCTGGAAGCTGctctaagaaaagcaaagttgcTATATACACAGCGTCAAGATGAGTATGAAAAGGCAAAGTCCTGCACTGCTCGTGCTGAGGAGGAACATCTTAGCTCAAGTGGAAGCTTTGTGAAAGATTTCAgcaaacaactggaaaaaaaacgAAGGCTAGAAGAGGAAGCTCTTCAAAAA GCTGAAGAGGCCAATGAACACTATAAAGCAAGCATGGCAGAggttgaagaaaaaagaaattatttggaaagcTTTAAAAGTGATGTCTTAACACAGCTTCGGGAGCTTATTTACCAGTGTGATCTTACTCTTAAAGCT GCAACAGTTAACCTGTTCCAGCTGCAGCACGCTCAGGTTGTATCTCTTCCAGTTAACTGCCAGTCCCTCTGTGAGAGTGCCAAACTCTATGATCCTGGTCAGCAGTATTCAGAGTTTGTGAAAAGTTTGCCAAAGGAAGGTGTTCCTATTGAATCAGGTTCTTTTGAAACCCAGAGTTCCCAGGTTGATGG ggTTTTTAATAAGCAGTCAACCAACAGTGTCCATATGTCACATGGTAACCTATCTCAGTGTTCAGGAGATTTTCCTACTCAGATGTTAGATGATGCGGGAAGCCCCATTTATCATCGTTCACAAAAGATTGGAGAGAAAAGATCTTCCAGCAGCACAGATATCCAAG caatgcgAGGGCCGCCACCATTCAGATCATGGTCAGTTGGCAACCAGAGTGGAGGAATGTGCAGTGATTCTGAAAGTGCAGGGGGAAGCAGCGAGTCACGATCCATGGATTCTCCATCTGCTAGCCCAG GGGACTTTAAAAGACGACTTCCCCGAACACCTTCCACTGGTACTATGTCATCTGCAGATGATCTTGATGAAAGAGAGCCACCATCTCCTTCAGACT GTTTAAATGATCTGACATCTGAAGCTGCAAATTCTCCAGGACCTTTTAGAAACGCTAATATGTCCAAAGCAGCGCAAACACACAAACTACGGAAGCTGAGAGCTCCATCTAAATGCAGAGAATGTGACAGCTTAGTGGTATTTCATGGAGCTGAATGTGAGGAG TGTTCACTTGCATGCCATAAAAAATGTTTAGAGACTTTAGCTATTCAATGTGGGCACAAAAAACTTCATGGAAGGCTTCACTTGTTTGGAGTGGAATTTGCCCAAGCTGCTAAAAATGTTCCTGATGGCATTCCTTTCATCATCAAAAAGTGTACGTCAGAAATTGAAAGCAGAGCGCTGAATGTCAAG GGCATCTATCGTGTGAATGGAGCCAAATCAAGAGTTGAAAAGCTTTGtcaagcttttgaaaatggaaaggatTTGGTTGAGCTCTCGGAACTCTATGCACATGATATCAGCAATGTTCTCAAGTTGTATCTCCGCCAG cttccgGAACCCTTGATTTTGTTTCGGCTTTACAATGAGTTCATTGGACTTGCAAAAGAAAGCCAGAACATTAATGAGGAATTGGACGCTAAACAAGCTAGCCCCAAATCAAAGAAAAGACAGTCAATCTGTATTGAACTGAATAGGAtcatcattaaaattaaagatcTTCTGAAACAACTGCCTGTACCAAACTATAATACTCTTCAGTACCTTGTTGGACACCTTCACAG AGTTACAGAACAgtctgatgaaaataaaatgtcagccAGCAACCTTGGCATAATATTTGGCCCAACTCTGATCAGGCCACGTCAAACAGACGCTACGGTTTCTTTGTCATCACTTGTGGATTACCCTTATCAGGCCCGGGTAGTGGAGCTGCTCATAACATACTACGAAAAGATATTTGATGTTTCATTGAAACCACTTCTGAGCACATCTCAGTCTGAAGAAACTGCCATTACAGTCAGAGTTGCTTTATCAGCAGAAGAGAGGgagccacagcagcagaggaagtcGTTTGTTGCTGTAAAGGAA ACTATTCTGATAGctccaagtgaaagcagagCTTCAGAAACAGCTGCATTGTTTTTGGAATCGAACAATAGCAAGAATACAAAAGAACAAGTAGATGCATCTGTAACTG AATGTGTATCATTGCCGCTCACTGGAACTAAACcagaaggctctgggaagaaTAATTCTCTGACGGAATCATCAGCTACCAGCATTTTggatattaatatttttgctccAAAAAAGCCAG GTGACGCTGTGAGTCCACCTTCAGAGAGAGACAACGAGCCATTTGCTTCTCTAGGTGAAGGCAGCTGTAAAACTAACTTGCTTCCTGCAAAACCTAATCGTCAGATTACCAAAGTTCCATTGCGGGTTCCAAGGACAAAACCAGCTACTCGCCCCGTGAGCCTACCTGTAGACCGAATACTTCCTCCATGTGTTTTGAATGAAAGAAATTCACGAAATGCAGGAGCAGCAAGTCCAGAGAAGCTTGGTAGGAGCCTTACTATTGAAGAAGTTTCAGAGGTGAAGGCACTCCCTGCTGTTAATACCTGCTGCAGACTTCCCTGTTATGACACCCAGATGCTGCGAAAAACTTGGGACAAGCAATATAAACAGTATGATAtcacagcaaggacagcaatGATCGTGACTAATGTGCCCCAGGAGAACCGAGCACTTGAGAGTGGAACTGCAGGTGCCTTATCTTCATCATGCAGCATTGGTAACAATTCAGCTAATGCCGTTCTTTCTAGTAAGCCATATTCTGTTTCTGTCAGGTCAGGAAGGACACCAACAGAAGGCAACAGTCCTGAGGCCAATCCTCTTGCTGCCTTCAGGGCACCAAGAACATTGCAACCACCCCCAGGGACATTTTATAAGCCACCCTCtagcaaatcaaaacaaaacgAAGAGGGTTCTTGTGCTAAAGCTTGTGCACCAACCAGTGCTAGCTCTGTGCCTCACCAGGATGATACTGTGAAACTGGCTAGGAGCTCCGCACTTCCGTCAGGTGATACTGAACAAAACgcaaatgaacaaaaaactAGCTCAGAGGATATTCACCCCACAGATCTGAAGCCTACTTACCAGAGACTGAGACCAAAAAGGATCCAAGAACTGGAACACAGGGAAGCTCACTTTGTATAG
- the ARHGAP29 gene encoding rho GTPase-activating protein 29 isoform X1: MLRQNAGSNKRGLGLARLSTSNFFTISNSGNWGMGRSTKSSSLSSISSNSDCYDNPVVDPEYIMQLVNDVRKFADVLLYLKEAVLSEENQDGLHQVVHERLGELLRVLKAVINKHQTLNSVDILSAAGTVIAKVKAVNFKEVNEENKRELFSEIFSSIETLAFTFGNVVSDFLMGDVDNGSSLGLPVSRRSRSFENLSVESGGSLHERDDIQGHLRAEDVDSMLLRNDSGIESALSYAKAWSKYTKDVVAWVEKKLSLELECAKNVAKMAETAKAVVGHQDYMPFQSIFINAFQNDIENNQLWQQTAAALQSNKFVQPLLGRKNELDRQRKDIKELWQREQKKMQELEAALRKAKLLYTQRQDEYEKAKSCTARAEEEHLSSSGSFVKDFSKQLEKKRRLEEEALQKAEEANEHYKASMAEVEEKRNYLESFKSDVLTQLRELIYQCDLTLKAATVNLFQLQHAQVVSLPVNCQSLCESAKLYDPGQQYSEFVKSLPKEGVPIESGSFETQSSQVDGVFNKQSTNSVHMSHGNLSQCSGDFPTQMLDDAGSPIYHRSQKIGEKRSSSSTDIQAMRGPPPFRSWSVGNQSGGMCSDSESAGGSSESRSMDSPSASPGDFKRRLPRTPSTGTMSSADDLDEREPPSPSDCGLNDLTSEAANSPGPFRNANMSKAAQTHKLRKLRAPSKCRECDSLVVFHGAECEECSLACHKKCLETLAIQCGHKKLHGRLHLFGVEFAQAAKNVPDGIPFIIKKCTSEIESRALNVKGIYRVNGAKSRVEKLCQAFENGKDLVELSELYAHDISNVLKLYLRQLPEPLILFRLYNEFIGLAKESQNINEELDAKQASPKSKKRQSICIELNRIIIKIKDLLKQLPVPNYNTLQYLVGHLHRVTEQSDENKMSASNLGIIFGPTLIRPRQTDATVSLSSLVDYPYQARVVELLITYYEKIFDVSLKPLLSTSQSEETAITVRVALSAEEREPQQQRKSFVAVKETILIAPSESRASETAALFLESNNSKNTKEQVDASVTECVSLPLTGTKPEGSGKNNSLTESSATSILDINIFAPKKPGDAVSPPSERDNEPFASLGEGSCKTNLLPAKPNRQITKVPLRVPRTKPATRPVSLPVDRILPPCVLNERNSRNAGAASPEKLGRSLTIEEVSEVKALPAVNTCCRLPCYDTQMLRKTWDKQYKQYDITARTAMIVTNVPQENRALESGTAGALSSSCSIGNNSANAVLSSKPYSVSVRSGRTPTEGNSPEANPLAAFRAPRTLQPPPGTFYKPPSSKSKQNEEGSCAKACAPTSASSVPHQDDTVKLARSSALPSGDTEQNANEQKTSSEDIHPTDLKPTYQRLRPKRIQELEHREAHFV, translated from the exons cgGTGAACTTTAAAGAAGTTAACgaagaaaacaagagagaactcttcagtgaaatattttcttccattgaaACATTGGCGTTCACCTTTGGAAACGT TGTTTCAGACTTCCTTATGGGAGATGTAGACAATGGCTCGTCACTGGGACTTCCTGTATCTCGGAGAAGTCGG TCTTTTGAGAATCTTTCTGTGGAGTCTGGGGGTTCACTGCATGAAAGGGATGATATTCAAG GACATCTTCGAGCAGAGGACGTTGATAGCATGCTCCTAAGAAATGACAGTGGAATTGAATCAGCTCTGTCCTATGCTAAAGCATGGTCAAAATATACCAAGGATGTAGTCGCATGGGTAGAAAAAAAGCTTAGCTTGG aattggAGTGTGCTAAAAACGTAGCAAAAATGGCTGAAACTGCTAAAGCTGTTGTTGGGCACCAG GATTATATGCCATTCCAATCAATATTCattaatgcttttcaaaatgataTTGAGAACAATCAACTTTGGCAAcaaacagctgctgctctccagtcTAACAAATTTGTGCAG CCTCTTCTcggaaggaaaaatgaattggATAGACAAAGGAAAGATATCAAGGAGCTTTGGCAGcgagaacagaaaaaaatg CAAGAGCTGGAAGCTGctctaagaaaagcaaagttgcTATATACACAGCGTCAAGATGAGTATGAAAAGGCAAAGTCCTGCACTGCTCGTGCTGAGGAGGAACATCTTAGCTCAAGTGGAAGCTTTGTGAAAGATTTCAgcaaacaactggaaaaaaaacgAAGGCTAGAAGAGGAAGCTCTTCAAAAA GCTGAAGAGGCCAATGAACACTATAAAGCAAGCATGGCAGAggttgaagaaaaaagaaattatttggaaagcTTTAAAAGTGATGTCTTAACACAGCTTCGGGAGCTTATTTACCAGTGTGATCTTACTCTTAAAGCT GCAACAGTTAACCTGTTCCAGCTGCAGCACGCTCAGGTTGTATCTCTTCCAGTTAACTGCCAGTCCCTCTGTGAGAGTGCCAAACTCTATGATCCTGGTCAGCAGTATTCAGAGTTTGTGAAAAGTTTGCCAAAGGAAGGTGTTCCTATTGAATCAGGTTCTTTTGAAACCCAGAGTTCCCAGGTTGATGG ggTTTTTAATAAGCAGTCAACCAACAGTGTCCATATGTCACATGGTAACCTATCTCAGTGTTCAGGAGATTTTCCTACTCAGATGTTAGATGATGCGGGAAGCCCCATTTATCATCGTTCACAAAAGATTGGAGAGAAAAGATCTTCCAGCAGCACAGATATCCAAG caatgcgAGGGCCGCCACCATTCAGATCATGGTCAGTTGGCAACCAGAGTGGAGGAATGTGCAGTGATTCTGAAAGTGCAGGGGGAAGCAGCGAGTCACGATCCATGGATTCTCCATCTGCTAGCCCAG GGGACTTTAAAAGACGACTTCCCCGAACACCTTCCACTGGTACTATGTCATCTGCAGATGATCTTGATGAAAGAGAGCCACCATCTCCTTCAGACTGTG GTTTAAATGATCTGACATCTGAAGCTGCAAATTCTCCAGGACCTTTTAGAAACGCTAATATGTCCAAAGCAGCGCAAACACACAAACTACGGAAGCTGAGAGCTCCATCTAAATGCAGAGAATGTGACAGCTTAGTGGTATTTCATGGAGCTGAATGTGAGGAG TGTTCACTTGCATGCCATAAAAAATGTTTAGAGACTTTAGCTATTCAATGTGGGCACAAAAAACTTCATGGAAGGCTTCACTTGTTTGGAGTGGAATTTGCCCAAGCTGCTAAAAATGTTCCTGATGGCATTCCTTTCATCATCAAAAAGTGTACGTCAGAAATTGAAAGCAGAGCGCTGAATGTCAAG GGCATCTATCGTGTGAATGGAGCCAAATCAAGAGTTGAAAAGCTTTGtcaagcttttgaaaatggaaaggatTTGGTTGAGCTCTCGGAACTCTATGCACATGATATCAGCAATGTTCTCAAGTTGTATCTCCGCCAG cttccgGAACCCTTGATTTTGTTTCGGCTTTACAATGAGTTCATTGGACTTGCAAAAGAAAGCCAGAACATTAATGAGGAATTGGACGCTAAACAAGCTAGCCCCAAATCAAAGAAAAGACAGTCAATCTGTATTGAACTGAATAGGAtcatcattaaaattaaagatcTTCTGAAACAACTGCCTGTACCAAACTATAATACTCTTCAGTACCTTGTTGGACACCTTCACAG AGTTACAGAACAgtctgatgaaaataaaatgtcagccAGCAACCTTGGCATAATATTTGGCCCAACTCTGATCAGGCCACGTCAAACAGACGCTACGGTTTCTTTGTCATCACTTGTGGATTACCCTTATCAGGCCCGGGTAGTGGAGCTGCTCATAACATACTACGAAAAGATATTTGATGTTTCATTGAAACCACTTCTGAGCACATCTCAGTCTGAAGAAACTGCCATTACAGTCAGAGTTGCTTTATCAGCAGAAGAGAGGgagccacagcagcagaggaagtcGTTTGTTGCTGTAAAGGAA ACTATTCTGATAGctccaagtgaaagcagagCTTCAGAAACAGCTGCATTGTTTTTGGAATCGAACAATAGCAAGAATACAAAAGAACAAGTAGATGCATCTGTAACTG AATGTGTATCATTGCCGCTCACTGGAACTAAACcagaaggctctgggaagaaTAATTCTCTGACGGAATCATCAGCTACCAGCATTTTggatattaatatttttgctccAAAAAAGCCAG GTGACGCTGTGAGTCCACCTTCAGAGAGAGACAACGAGCCATTTGCTTCTCTAGGTGAAGGCAGCTGTAAAACTAACTTGCTTCCTGCAAAACCTAATCGTCAGATTACCAAAGTTCCATTGCGGGTTCCAAGGACAAAACCAGCTACTCGCCCCGTGAGCCTACCTGTAGACCGAATACTTCCTCCATGTGTTTTGAATGAAAGAAATTCACGAAATGCAGGAGCAGCAAGTCCAGAGAAGCTTGGTAGGAGCCTTACTATTGAAGAAGTTTCAGAGGTGAAGGCACTCCCTGCTGTTAATACCTGCTGCAGACTTCCCTGTTATGACACCCAGATGCTGCGAAAAACTTGGGACAAGCAATATAAACAGTATGATAtcacagcaaggacagcaatGATCGTGACTAATGTGCCCCAGGAGAACCGAGCACTTGAGAGTGGAACTGCAGGTGCCTTATCTTCATCATGCAGCATTGGTAACAATTCAGCTAATGCCGTTCTTTCTAGTAAGCCATATTCTGTTTCTGTCAGGTCAGGAAGGACACCAACAGAAGGCAACAGTCCTGAGGCCAATCCTCTTGCTGCCTTCAGGGCACCAAGAACATTGCAACCACCCCCAGGGACATTTTATAAGCCACCCTCtagcaaatcaaaacaaaacgAAGAGGGTTCTTGTGCTAAAGCTTGTGCACCAACCAGTGCTAGCTCTGTGCCTCACCAGGATGATACTGTGAAACTGGCTAGGAGCTCCGCACTTCCGTCAGGTGATACTGAACAAAACgcaaatgaacaaaaaactAGCTCAGAGGATATTCACCCCACAGATCTGAAGCCTACTTACCAGAGACTGAGACCAAAAAGGATCCAAGAACTGGAACACAGGGAAGCTCACTTTGTATAG